The proteins below are encoded in one region of Bacillus vallismortis:
- a CDS encoding MFS transporter, producing MKRLHYAWIIVSVTFLILLAVQGVRLSFGAFVEPWERQFSMDRGTISLISTISFIVYGISQPVIGRLVDKWGARAVLSWSALLTGISIFLTCFVTSPWQLFLLYGLGVSLGVGGASNVAASVLVVNWFSKKRGLAFGIMEAGFGAGQMLLVPGSLMLIHWFSWKLTVVVLGLLLIVIVFPAALLMLRNNPSEKNAEPIGGLTAAKKETAPNTTALSVTGMFRMRQFWFLILPFLICGFTTVGLMDTHLIPFSHDHGFSTTVTSAAVSLLAGFNIAGILLSGMVADRWSSRKILCFLYAVRALSIVILIYSHEPYLLLGFAILFGLVDFATVAPTQMLATRYFQNYSIGLMIGWLSLAHQIGSALGAYIPGVIYTVTGEYTMAFYLSIGMLVLASVMNVMLREPAEVTSDSAAMAEKV from the coding sequence ATGAAAAGACTGCACTACGCGTGGATCATCGTTTCCGTCACCTTTTTGATCTTATTGGCCGTTCAGGGGGTGCGCCTGTCGTTTGGAGCGTTTGTGGAGCCGTGGGAACGGCAGTTTTCAATGGATCGAGGCACCATCTCGCTGATTTCTACAATAAGTTTTATTGTCTATGGCATATCTCAGCCTGTGATTGGGCGGCTTGTGGACAAATGGGGTGCCCGGGCTGTTTTGTCATGGAGTGCGCTGCTGACAGGGATCAGCATTTTCTTAACATGCTTTGTCACTTCGCCTTGGCAGCTGTTTCTGCTTTATGGATTAGGTGTCTCGCTTGGAGTTGGGGGGGCATCGAATGTGGCAGCAAGTGTGTTGGTCGTCAATTGGTTCAGCAAAAAGCGGGGACTAGCCTTTGGGATCATGGAAGCAGGTTTTGGAGCGGGGCAAATGCTTCTCGTTCCAGGCTCACTCATGCTGATCCATTGGTTTAGCTGGAAGCTGACGGTGGTAGTATTGGGCTTGCTGTTAATCGTGATTGTTTTTCCGGCTGCACTGCTGATGCTGCGGAACAATCCTTCAGAAAAGAATGCAGAGCCGATAGGCGGATTGACTGCTGCAAAAAAAGAAACAGCGCCCAACACAACTGCTCTTTCAGTGACTGGAATGTTTCGGATGAGGCAATTCTGGTTTTTGATTTTGCCGTTTTTGATCTGCGGGTTTACGACCGTGGGACTGATGGATACCCATTTGATTCCGTTTTCTCACGATCACGGCTTTTCAACGACAGTCACAAGTGCCGCTGTCAGTCTGCTTGCCGGCTTTAATATCGCTGGCATCTTACTGTCCGGAATGGTAGCGGACCGGTGGAGCAGCCGGAAAATCCTGTGCTTTTTATATGCGGTACGCGCGCTTTCGATTGTGATTCTGATTTACAGCCACGAACCCTACTTGCTTCTAGGTTTTGCAATTCTGTTTGGATTAGTGGACTTCGCTACCGTTGCGCCGACTCAAATGCTCGCCACCCGATATTTTCAAAACTACTCGATCGGCCTTATGATCGGCTGGCTGTCGCTCGCCCATCAAATTGGCTCGGCACTCGGCGCGTATATCCCAGGCGTCATCTATACGGTAACGGGTGAGTATACAATGGCTTTTTATTTGTCGATTGGAATGCTTGTGCTGGCAAGTGTGATGAATGTGATGCTGAGGGAGCCCGCGGAGGTAACGAGTGACAGTGCGGCTATGGCGGAGAAGGTGTAA
- a CDS encoding bifunctional helix-turn-helix transcriptional regulator/GNAT family N-acetyltransferase, with protein sequence MKTSETSVGLKFRKFNRFYTNVLGFLNEHIYDSPFSLTETRILFEMYNTPNCTAKALQDKLGLDRGYVSRMLKQFEKENLIYKQKSKEDARHHYIYVTETGKTIYKKLEEKANEQVERMLKEIDQKDQRKLAEAMEEIEAILSQSLSSRTSDISIRDYFLSDDLQLLIEKQRQFYAEAHGWDDTFLAYLHETFDADIETIWIAESGGKFAGSVGLVKHDEKTVQLRWFLVDDAFRGRGLGTQLLEHLVTYCRDMGFERIFLWTVSTMAEARPLYEKFGFRVSEVKEEAPLWGQRLTEERWDLELS encoded by the coding sequence TTGAAAACTAGTGAGACATCTGTCGGGTTAAAATTCAGAAAGTTCAATCGATTTTATACGAATGTCCTTGGCTTCCTTAATGAGCACATTTACGACAGTCCGTTTTCCTTAACAGAAACGCGGATTTTATTTGAAATGTATAATACGCCAAATTGTACAGCCAAAGCCCTCCAGGATAAGCTAGGGCTAGATCGGGGTTATGTCAGCAGGATGTTGAAACAGTTTGAAAAAGAAAATTTAATCTATAAACAAAAGAGCAAAGAGGATGCCCGCCATCATTATATTTATGTCACGGAAACAGGAAAAACGATTTATAAAAAGCTGGAAGAGAAAGCGAACGAACAAGTAGAACGGATGCTCAAAGAAATTGACCAAAAGGACCAGCGGAAGCTTGCGGAGGCGATGGAAGAAATTGAAGCGATCCTCTCACAGTCGCTTTCTTCCAGAACGTCAGACATATCGATTAGAGATTATTTTCTTTCGGATGATCTCCAGCTTCTCATCGAAAAACAGAGACAATTTTATGCGGAAGCCCATGGCTGGGACGACACGTTTTTAGCTTATCTTCATGAGACCTTTGATGCTGATATTGAAACCATATGGATTGCGGAAAGCGGCGGGAAATTTGCTGGCTCTGTTGGGTTGGTCAAACATGATGAAAAGACCGTGCAGCTTAGGTGGTTCCTAGTTGATGACGCTTTTCGAGGCAGGGGGCTGGGCACACAATTGCTGGAGCACCTGGTTACATATTGCAGGGATATGGGGTTTGAACGCATTTTTCTTTGGACGGTGAGCACCATGGCTGAGGCTCGTCCGCTCTACGAAAAATTTGGTTTCAGGGTAAGTGAAGTGAAAGAAGAAGCGCCATTATGGGGCCAGCGTCTGACAGAAGAACGGTGGGATTTGGAGCTGTCATGA